agtattatacagagtcatgaacttccttccatctaatatacagtattatacagagtcatgaactcccttccatctaatatacagtattatacagagtcatgaactcccttccatctaatatacagtattatacagagtcatgaactcccttccatctaatatacagtattatacagagtcatgaactcccttccatctaatatacagtattatacagagtcatgaactcccttccatctaatatacagtattatacagagtcatgaactcccttccatctaatatacagtattatacagagtcatgaactcccttccatctaatatacactattatacagagtcatgaactcccttccatctaatatacagtattaaacagagtcatgaactcccttccatctaatatacagtattatacagagtcatgaactcccttccatctaatatacagtattaaacagagtcatgaactcccttccatctaatatacagtattatacagagtcatgaactcccttccatctaatatacagtattatacagagtcatgaactcccttccatctaatatacagtattatacagagtcatgaactcccttccatctaatatacagtattatacagagtcatgaactcccttccatctaatatacagtattatacagtcatgaactcccttccatctaatatacagtattatacagtcatgaactcccttccatctaatatacagtattatacagtcatgaactcccttacatctaatatacagtattatacagagacatgaactcccttccatctaatatacagtattatacagagtcatgaactcccttccatctaatatacagtattatacagtcatgaactcccttccatctaatatacagtattatacagagtcatgaactcccttccatctaatatacagtattatacagagtcatgaactcccttccatctaatatacagtattatacagagtcatgaactcccttccatctaatatacagtattatacagagtcatgaactcccttccatctaatatacagtattatacagtcatgaactcccttccatctaatatacagtactatacagagtcatgaactcccttccatctaatatacagtattatacagagtcatgaactcccttccatctaatatacagtattatacagtcatgaactcccttccatctaatatacagtattatacagagtcatgaactcccttccatctaatatacagtactatacagagtcatgaactcccttccatctaatatacagtattatacagagtcatgaactcccttccatctaatatacagtattatacagagtcatgaactcccttccatctaatatacagtattatacagagacatgaactcccttccatctaatatacagtattatacagagtcatgaactcccttccatctaatatacagtactatacagagtcatgaactcccttccatctaatatacagtattatacagagtcatgaactcccttccatctaatatacagtattatacagagtcatgaactcccttccatctaatatacagtattatacagagtcatgaactcccttccatctaatatacagtattatacagagtcatgaactcccttccatctaatatacagtattatacagagtcatgaactcccttccatctaatatacagtattatacagagtcatgaactcccttccatctaatatacagtattatacagagtcatgaactcccttccatctgatttacagtactatacagagtcatgaactcccttccatctaatatacagtattatacagagtcatgaactcccttccatctaatatacagtactatacagagtcatgaactcccttccatctaatatacagtactatacagagtcatgaactcccttccatctaatatacagtactatacagagtcatgaactcccttccatctaatatacagtattatacagagtcatgaactcccttccatctaatatacagtactatacagagtATTTTTTCTGTAATGACTTTTTCATTatatgtcggaccccagtaagacaagctgtcttcatcttCTATcgtctaatggggatcctaataaatcaaatcagtCACTACCgaaaaagacagtcaaaaaataaatgataggaaataatgttttgaagtgtctgtcctatatctatgaGATATGTGACCTGGATTCAGTCTTatatagcaacatttgaaatgttgCTTTTTACAGaggctctttgtctacacccaattcagcattgttcacaccctcttaagctttagccacATCCATCTCGTTTCGCTCGAgcgctctggccgatgatttgtttacctctagataacatgaaaacagcctaacctgGCAGCAATTTCATTATGctttttttgccgacgtttactgacaccggccttAATCAACAGGGGTTTTACACACATCACGTAATGTTAACTAATGAGCCAGCCAGTTAactttagctagttaaacaacaattaACAAATTGCCAACAATGCCACAATgttgggagctaaccaaccaggttcaatgttagctagctaacattaggctttaACTAGAACAGCAAACAgctctgggaaacaaataataatgccagctagggagccagccagctaaccttagctagctagctaacagtacactttagcttgaaatgaaaccactgtctgtcaaaattagaaacgtgtataggtgtcacgcctgctcccactctccctccctggcgatgagggtgccaggctgcccagcattacacactcctgccaccatcattatgcacacctgcttCCCTCATCACGCGTATCAGAGATTTGttgcactcacctggactcaatcacctgagtcattacctcccctatatctgtctgtttcccagctctgttccccgcaTCAGCATTAATTGTCATATGTCTTTGTTCCTTGTCtgtggaaaatataaatgttcactctccgtacctgcttctcatctccagcgtcgGTTCTTACAGACTGCTGAAGTCCATATCCTCAGTGTATTTATCTCCGTGTTCTGTGTTTGActtttgccagtttgttttgttcgtcaagcctaTCAGCGTTTTCCCCCTTGCTTATGTCTTGTATAATGTTCCTGTTTTCTAGATTTCCCAGTTTTgaccatcctgcctgccctgaccctgagcctgcctgccgtcctgtacctttgcccccactactctggattactgagctctgcctgcctgccgtcctgtacctttgcccccacTACTCTGGAGTACTGCCCTCtttctgcctgccatcctgtatcttttccccactactctggattactgagctctgcctgcctgccgtcctgtacctttgccccactactctggattactgccctctgcctgcctgccatcctgtacctttgcccacactactctggattactgacctctgcctgcctgccatcctgtacctttgccacactactctggattactgacctctgcctgcccttgacctgtccttTTTCCTGCCCTTCGAATattaaacttttgttacttcgacactgtctgcacaTGGGTCTTACCTTAAAACGTGATAATAGTTAGCTAACAATCTTTTGTACATCGCGTTGTAACGTAAAAGGTGCCTTACTTTAGAGCCCAAAAAACGTAATACAACCAGGTCAACTGTAATAcgaataccattgtaaagcacaattccTCCCCTTTCCAGCAAAATCAATGACGAGTCCTTCGTGCTGCCTGTCTCTGCATGATTGAATaaggcaatgagctccgtcgggtcttttaaaaatggcgggtggtaAAGTGAAACCTACTGtgtgagagggaaagggagagataaGCCGTGTGGGGAAACATCCTTTTTCACCCGATCTGTCCAATTTATCACCTCTAAGATGTAAATAAAACagagagtttatataatgtgccATTACAtactatttgaaggtttgtgttgaATCAGGTCTTTAGGGTCGGCACTAACGttatcttcagaagtaaacagcggctgtCGCAGCTTTTGAGTGTCATGTTGGCTTGCAGTGATGATGCAAAAaatgaatacattcagttgtacaattgactaggcACCCCCCCACCCTgcccatttcttgtttttaatctgCGAGAGAagcgctacacctggtggagagaggctgtACAACACAGAAGGAGTTGCATCATGCGTGCTGTACATTACGTCATGACACGTCACAATGTATCGTACAGCATCAGAGGGGTCTGTTTTTTCTACTTGTCTCCAATTCTATCAGGCCATCAACATGTCAATCAatgcttgaatagaaacgtagttcacGCCCCAGATTTTGATGCCAACACAGTTGCTACAGTCCAATTAGTTTTCATTGCAGCCTTGTTTGAATGTCACGGTTGTGCAAATTTGAATGGAATAGGGTTAGTCAAcagtaatatctgaaaatgtagtgaGCTAAACTAGACTATCTTATCATCATCATGCATGGTGGACACGTCTCCCTATCAGGAATAATAtaccacggttgcccttagtttgaagatataatccggagacaggtattttctccatctccttagatATCATACTCAAATTACACAGATGCCATAatttgatcctccagaaagtggacaACAACACAGCTCCTttccaaaacatttatttttaaagccgcgttcgacaggattaccagcacagactgacgagctcaaatagacagaagccttctatatagcagaccaatctgaactcttCTCTCGGCAtgcccagcccactcattatcccagccaatcatggctagtgggaaggttgctaacTTGtatctgtggcttaaccaacaaggctgtTATTAAAACACGCATTTTcataaaaacaatattttttttacattcaaacgtctctcctgtgaagtcgtgacctATGACATactcctagtttcctgaatcgggtctcATATTAGAAATCTCAGAAAACATTTTAGTTTTTTGGACAGATATTTAACCctttatttttgttggcacaaaaacAAATCCATACTTCCATTAATTTGTATGGGTTATATTCAGATTTaaggtttaatatctatatatatctccatacttccattcatttgtatgggttaccttcagatgagtcccatgACACTTGCACCATTGTGTTCGGCTCCTTTCCATAGtgtggtcatattagtttgtatctgagagtctcctctttccatagtggggtcatattagtttgtagctgagagtctctcctttccatagtggggtcatattagtttgtacctgagagtctcccctttccataatggggtcatattagtttgtagctgagtctcccctttccatagtggggtcatattagtttgtagctgagtctcctctttccataatggggtcatattagtttgtagctgaaagtctcccctttccatagtggggtcatattagtttgtatctgagagtctcctctttccatagtggggtcatattcGTTTGTAactgagtctcccctttccataagagggtcatattagtttgtatctgAGTCTCCCCTTTCTATGGTGGGGTCAAATTTGCATGTAGCACAAATGGTTTGGACGGTAGCGACAGAAGTTGACACATCAGCTGTACTGACTTCAGATGAATCCgttgacacttgtgggggtcgtagagcaagaCATACTTTCCACCACAGATGGAAGTCCAACAGAGGAGATGTGGTGTATTGAGACGCAGCAACAAAACAGATATCACTTAACTGAaggattttgatggggatgttTGGATTATGTTAATTAGATTGATGCACACATGTGTCAATAGACTATTAAGGAAATTAATATATGTGGTACAGCTCAGTGTTTACATCATGTACCATAGTgattgttctctctgtgtgtttcagtgctgTTGAGTACACTGGTATACTGTAGCCTCGGACAAGGTGGAGGTGAGTGCATTTATCCATATTCATCACCTGTTCTATAATTGCAACATTTCTCTATATTCATCACCTGTTCTATAATAGTAACATTTCTCTATATTCATCACCTGATCTATAATAGTAACATTTCTCTATATTCATCACCTGTTCTATAATAGTAACATTTCTCTATATTCATCACCTGTTCTATAATAGTAACATTTCTCTATATTCATCACCTGTTCTATAATAGTAATATTTCTCTATATtcttataaaataataatataataataacataataatataataataaataatataataatataatagtataataatataatatatgaatatactaataaataatacaataacataataatataacataataataatatattaataaataataaataatataatactataataatatattaataaataataaataatataataatataatagtataataatataatatatgaatatactaataaataatacaataacataataatataacataataataatatattaataaataataaataatataatactataataatatattaataaataataaataatataataatataatagtataataatataatatatgaatatactaataaataatacaataacataataatataatataataataatatattaataaataatataatcatattataatataatatagtaatattaatacataatataataatataataatataaaatataataataatacaataatataataataaataataataataatataatagtataataatataatatatgaatgtactaataaataatacaataacataataatataatataataataatatattaaataaataatataatcatataatcatattataatataatattttaatattaatacataatataataatgtaatactataataatattataatataataatataatactataataatataatataaaatataataataatacaataatataataataatataatataataatatagacaGTACCTCTAGCTATTGACACCAACTGGCTCTCTTTATTTTTCTctgcacctccctccctccctccctgctgtctctctgtctggagctggatctactgtgtctattagattatgacagaccagcatatctactgtcgctattatattatgacagaccaggacataatctggagctagatctactgtctctattatattatgacagaccagctatatctactgtctctattatattatgacacaccaggtagatctactgtctattttattatgacagaccaggacataaTCTGGAgaaagatctactgtctctacatTTTAACCTAACAAAATTCATATTTTCTCCTGAAAAGGTAGTTCAAGAATTGCTTCAATTCGTCTTTATAATATAACATTATGTTTTTTATTACATTTCAGGAGATAAAAACCTCTGAGTCATATTTGGAGAAGGAAATCCTGCTCATTCTCTAGTCACCTGAACCAAAGTGCTGACATAGCGTTTCCTCTCTGATCCTCCATGTTTTTTCTATGAAGTCTCtacacacttagaaaaaaggATTCCAAAAGGTTTTTCGTTCAAAGgattaaccctaatcctaaccctttaTGTGACATGTTGAATCCTCTGTGGAATGTGTCCCAATAATTACAGAGGACACTGTATATATCACAGAATCTATTAACTACCCTAAACTACCTCCTACCTACTGCGCACTAAACCTACCAACCCTTCACTGTCCCAGTAATTACAGAGGACACTGCATATACCACAATATCTATTAACTACCCTAAACTACCTCCTACCTACCGCACACTAAACCTACCAAcccttcactgtcccaataattaaagaggacactgtatattggggcggcaggtagcctagtggtttaagAGAGTAGCCCACCCTCACTAGGTTAAACAGCTAGAGAATAGCTTCTCTCTGATGTGTTTCAGCAACTATGTTAGAATATAAAGCCTTGTCTCCAGATCTCAGGATAATATCCTCCCTTCATCACTAGGTTAAACAGCTAGAGAatagcctctctgctgtgttTCAGTATCTCTGTTAGAATATAAAGCCTTGTCTCCAGATCTCAGGATAGTATCCTACCCTCATCACTAGGTTAAACAGCTAGAGAatagcctctctgctgtgttTCAGTATCTCTGTTAGAATATAAAGCCTTGTCTCCAGATCTCAGGATAGTATCCTCCCCTCATCACTAGGTTAAACAGCTAGAGAatagcctctctgctgtgttTCAGTATCTCTGTTAGAATATAAAGCCTTGTCTCCAGATCTCAGGATAGTATCCTCCCCTCATCACTAGGTTAAACAGCTAGAGAatagcctctctgctgtgttTCAGTATCTCTGTTAGAATATAAAGCCTTGTCTCCAGATCTCAGGATAGTAGTATCCTCCCCTCATCACCAGGTTAAACAGCTAGAGAatagcctctctgctgtgttTCAGTATCTCTGTTAGAATATTTTATAATTGACTTTAGACaatgcaactctctctctctaatccagCTTCTCTGAGTGTCAGTCCTGACAGATCTCAGTTCTTTAAATATGAGACTGTCTCTCTGAGCTGTGAGGTTCAGGGGAACTCTGCTGGATGGAGAGTGAAGAGATACATAGCCTCTGGGGAGCGTTCAGATTGTGGAAGAAACTGGGGAAAAACAACAAGGGTCTTCATGCATTGTGTCACTAATACCATCAGACAGTGGAATGTACTGGTGTGAGTCTGGGTCTGGAGAACACAGCAATGCTGTCAACATCACAGTACATGGTATGTCCACAAACACCATCTACTAACATTATAGTGTTTAGTGGTTCATCTGGTTTCAGACAGCTGATGTCATTTTAACATGTGatgtttatatattttatacagctggagctgtgatcctggagagacctgttcatatattatatacagctggtgctgtgatcctggagagacctgtttatatattatatacagctggagctgtgatcctggagagacctgtttatatattatatacagctggagctgtgatcctggagagacctgttcatatattatatacagctggtgctgtgatcctggagagacctgtttatatattatatacagctggagctgtgatcctggagagacctgtttatatattatatacagctggagctgtgatcctggagagccctgcccttcCTGTGACTAAGGGAGATTCTGTGACTCGGCGCTGCAGATATCAGGGAACTCCCTCTAACCTCACAGCTGATTTCTACAAAGATGAATCCCTCATCAGGAATGCGACTACAGGAGAGATGACTATCCCTGCAGTATCCAAGTCAGATGAAGGTCTCTACAAGTGTACCAACTCTGAAGGAGAATCACCAGAGAGCTGGATGACTGTGACAGGTGAGAATATGAGAAACCTTGACATTCAGATGATCTGGTTCTTCTTTACACTGTTAAGAGGTGTTGAAacctgcattataaactgggtggttcttctttacactgttaagaggtgctgaaacctgcattataaactgggtggttcttctttacactgttaagaggtgctaaaacctgcattatatactgggtggttccagccctgaatgctgattggctggaagcttttgacaaaacatgtatttttactttgttgtaaagtgttgataaatgtggctctgattgaaccatgttgtaaagtgttgataactgtagctctgattgaaccatgttgtaaagtgttgataattgtatctctgattgaaccatgttgtaaagtgttgataactgtggctctgattgaaccatgttgtaaagtgttgataactgtatctctgattgaaccatgttgtaaagtgttgataactgtatctctgattgaaccatgttgtaaagtgttgataactgtatctctgattgaaccatgttgtaaagtgttgataactgtatctctgattgaaccatgttgtaaagtgttgataaatgtatctctgattgaaccatgttgtaaagtgttgataaatgtagctctgattgaaccatgttgtaaagtgttgataactgtatctctgattgaaccatgttgtaaagtgttgataaatgtatctctgattgaaccatgttgtaaagtgttgataactgtagctctgattgaaccatgttgtaaagtgttgataaatgtagctctgattgaaccatgttgtaaagtgttgataaatgtatctctgattgaaccatgttgtaaagtgttgataactgtagctctgattgaaccatgttgtaaagtgttgataactgtatctctgattgaaccatgttgtaaagtgttgataactgtatctctgattgaaccatgttgtaaagtgttgataactgtagctctgattgaaccaagttgtaaagtgttgataactgtagctctgattgaaccatgttgtaaagtgttgataaatgtaggtctgattgaaccatgttgtaaagtgttgataaatgtaggtctgattgaaccatgttgtaaagtgttgataactgtagctctgattgaaccatgttgtaaagtgttgataactgtagctctgattgaaccatgtttaaagtgttgataactgtggctctgattgaaccatgttgtaaagtgttgataactgtggctctgattgaaccatgtttaaagtgttgataactgtatctctgattgaaccatgttgtaaagtgttgataactgtagctctgattgaaccatgttgtaaagtgttgataactgtggctctgattgaaccatgtttaaagtgttgataactgtggctctgattgaaccatgttgtaaagtgttgataactgtggctc
The genomic region above belongs to Oncorhynchus kisutch isolate 150728-3 linkage group LG16, Okis_V2, whole genome shotgun sequence and contains:
- the LOC109884161 gene encoding Fc receptor-like protein 5; this translates as MYWCESGSGEHSNAVNITVHAGAVILESPALPVTKGDSVTRRCRYQGTPSNLTADFYKDESLIRNATTGEMTIPAVSKSDEGLYKCTNSEGESPESWMTVTGDRVEEE